A part of Aegilops tauschii subsp. strangulata cultivar AL8/78 chromosome 2, Aet v6.0, whole genome shotgun sequence genomic DNA contains:
- the LOC120974801 gene encoding secreted RxLR effector protein 161-like — protein sequence MSDCNSSSTPMENRLKMKKNTGQTVDSTEYRSLIGSLRYLVNTRPDISYAVGILSRFMESPGKEHWTAVKQLLRYIKGTPGFGCFFRKGEKDVLTGYSDSDHAGDLNDRKSTTGAVFFLGSGVITWTSQKQKIVALSSCEAEYIAGATAATQAVWLSRLLAEMLGEGVQKVKLKIDNKSAIELSKNPVHHEQSKHIDLRYHYIRECVELGRVDVEHVRTGDQIADILTKSLGRTQFSELRSRLGIMQVQQIRG from the coding sequence ATGAGCGACTGCAACTCGAGCAGCACACCGATGGAAAATCGCCTGAAAATGAAGAAAAACACTGGTCAGACAGTGGACTCGACAGAGTATCGCAGTCTGATTGGGAGCCTGAGATATCTGGTAAACACCAGGCCTGACATATCATATGCAGTAGGGATTCTCAGCAGGTTCATGGAATCACCTGGGAAGGAACACTGGACTGCTGTGAAGCAACTTCTGCGTTACATAAAAGGTACACCTGGCTTCGGCTGTTTCTTCAGGAAAGGGGAGAAGGATGTGTTGACAGGCTACAGTGACAGTGACCATGCTGGTGATCTCAACGATCGCAAGAGCACTACTGGAGCTGTTTTCTTCCTTGGATCGGGAGTGATCACTTGGACATCTCAGAAACAAAAGATTGTGGCACTGTCATCCTGTGAGGCAGAATACATAGCAGGAGCAACAGCAGCTACACAGGCTGTGTGGTTGAGCAGACTGCTTGCGGAGATGCTCGGCGAAGGAGTTCAGAAAGTTAAGCTGAAGATCGACAACAAGTCAGCTATTGAGCTCAGCAAGAACCCAGTCCATCATGAGCAAAGTAAACACATTGATCTCAGGTATCACTATATTCGAGAGTGTGTGGAGCTGGGCAGAGTGGATGTTGAGCATGTGAGAACAGGTGACCAGATTGCTGATATTCTCACCAAGTCACTGGGCAGGACTCAGTTCAGTGAGCTACGGAGCAGGCTTGGGATCATGCAGGTGCAGCAGATTAGGGGGTGA